One window of the Cryptomeria japonica chromosome 7, Sugi_1.0, whole genome shotgun sequence genome contains the following:
- the LOC131073758 gene encoding receptor-like protein EIX2, whose amino-acid sequence MSSRDVSCRGCFSERLLWTLMGSLLLLPICWVSCCPQGEKISLLQFKRSLQDPSDQLKTWNASTNCCEWKGIQCHNITGHVIQLDLRSPLGNKLASPWKNLTRSVLSPLNDERDVLSPLFNLTMLERLDLSYNAFIDVGVPQQLTTLKYLRYLNLSNARFAGKIPMELGNMSTLRFLDLSTNSYISSSSIVIEDMHMWIGNMRDLEELLLDGVNMTKVASDEWSKAISTMHNLRRLQMSNCMLSGPIPPSLANLTRLTYLQLGGNSFFSSIPARLHNLSNLVSLKLSSCHLNDSIPSDLLSLPNLQEIDLSANLELGGELSSILPRHSTRLKSLVLTATSVEGALPDSIANISSLTLLDISYCSVQGQLPPSIANLKGLVMLDMSNNKLKGSIPPFGAKLRYVHLRQNLLTGNIPSLDMTTIKSLDLSNNELNGTIPSLANMKSLVLLDLSNNLLTGQIPASVGQLLSLSTLCLSNNLLTHAIPHNISNLSQLKVLSLSSNWITGNLSETHLHNLSSLVYLDISNNALTVKVSPNWIPQNSFRTLKLRSCNMQGDLPAFLITQTSIADLDLSNNSLSGHIPAWIWDSLPLQQLNLSYNSFAGDLPYKLMGPKTLKILDLHHNNFHGPLPLPPPSVVVLDLSENQFCASIPAEIGENKFSYLSLSHNNLSGSIPSTICEGLSMEILDFSYNSLTGKIPPSFVNCSCLEVLNLENNCLEGELPVELGNMTSLQTLKIRGNLLNGTLPNLGNCKQLQILDVGDNSLTGKIASNWIVELPNLKILILRSNRFVGSVPADISKVPSLQILDLSMNSFSGVIPNSLSEMKGMVKDSMNTRVLEFGLIKGLTYVEKIIIRSKGLELEFVRALSLVKCLDLSSNRISGHIPEGIGSLTGLIILNISRNHINGGIPKSLGKMEQLESLDLSHNQLSGIIPVVLVNLTFLSYLNLSYNNLTGNIPLGGQFLTFEASSFAHNSGLYGLQLKEPFLPSPKDESRPKTKEGANKSRAIEGIDSFIVLMGMSFGIGAGIIIAPLLLLKTQREKFFHLLDTILIWVIDLIPCEKLTPCKKLSMVKILADEDQAHSEESKKLIRFCVRCTQIDRETKTTVKTQCIC is encoded by the coding sequence ATGAGCTCTCGTGATGTTTCTTGTAGGGGATGCTTCTCAGAGAGATTGTTGTGGACCTTGATGGGGTCTCTGCTATTGCTGCCAATTTGTTGGGTATCTTGTTGTCCACAAGGTGAGAAAATTTCTCTCTTGCAGTTTAAGAGAAGTCTTCAAGACCCATCTGATCAACTGAAAACGTGGAATGCTTCCACTAACTGCTGCGAGTGGAAGGGAATCCAATGCCATAATATAACAGGGCACGTTATTCAATTGGATCTTCGGAGTCCTCTAGGCAACAAGCTGGCAAGCCCCTGGAAGAATTTAACCCGTTCTGTTCTTTCCCCTTTGAATGACGAACGTGACGTTCTTTCGCCATTGTTTAATCTAACAATGTTAGAACGCTTGGATCTCAGCTACAACGCTTTCATTGATGTTGGTGTCCCTCAGCAACTCACCACGCTGAAATATTTGCGCTATTTGAACTTGTCAAATGCTAGATTTGCCGGAAAGATACCCATGGAGCTGGGCAACATGTCCACGTTGCGCTTCTTGGATCTTTCAACCAATTCCTACATTTCCTCTTCTTCCATCGTAATTGAGGACATGCACATGTGGATAGGAAACATGAGAGATTTAGAGGAGCTTCTGCTGGACGGGGTGAATATGACGAAAGTGGCAAGCGATGAATGGAGCAAAGCTATCTCAACCATGCACAACCTCAGGCGTCTTCAAATGTCTAACTGTATGCTCTCTGGCCCAATTCCCCCTTCCCTTGCTAATCTTACCCGTCTAACCTACCTCCAACTTGGTGGCAATTCCTTCTTCTCGTCCATACCTGCTCGCTTACACAACCTTTCCAACCTGGTTTCTCTCAAGCTTAGCAGCTGTCACCTCAATGATTCAATCCCTTCTGATCTATTGAGCCTTCCGAACCTGCAAGAAATTGACTTGTCGGCCAATCTGGAGTTGGGAGGGGAACTTTCAAGCATTCTGCCGCGACACTCTACCAGGCTTAAGAGCCTTGTTCTTACAGCAACGAGTGTAGAAGGAGCTCTTCCAGATTCAATTGCCAACATCTCCTCGCTAACTCTCTTGGATATCTCGTACTGCTCTGTCCAAGGTCAACTTCCTCCATCCATTGCTAATCTTAAGGGACTTGTAATGTTGGATATGTCAAATAACAAATTAAAAGGAAGTATACCGCCGTTTGGGGCTAAGCTCCGCTATGTTCACTTGAGGCAAAACCTATTGACCGGTAACATTCCATCCCTTGACATGACCACCATCAAAAGCCTTGACCTGAGCAACAATGAATTGAACGGGACAATTCCTTCCTTGGCCAACATGAAGTCCCTTGTTCTGCTTGATCTGAGTAATAACCTCTTGACTGGCCAAATCCCGGCTTCCGTTGGTCAACTCCTTTCCCTCAGTACGCTTTGTCTTAGCAACAACTTGTTAACACATGCCATACCTCACAACATTTCAAATCTATCTCAACTGAAGGTTCTTTCCTTATCCTCAAATTGGATAACCGGGAACCTTTCAGAGACCCACCTTCATAATCTCTCCAGTCTGGTATATCTAGACATTTCGAACAATGCGCTAACTGTGAAAGTCAGTCCCAATTGGATTCCCCAAAACTCGTTTAGAACATTGAAATTAAGATCATGTAACATGCAGGGTGATTTGCCGGCCTTCTTAATAACTCAAACTTCCATTGCCGATTTGGATTTATCCAATAACAGTTTATCCGGTCATATTCCTGCGTGGATATGGGATTCCCTTCCTCTTCAACAGCTCAACCTATCCTATAACAGTTTTGCAGGTGATTTACCCTATAAGCTAATGGGGCCCAAAACACTGAAGATTCTGGACTTGCATCACAATAACTTTCATGGTCCACTTCCGCTTCCACCTCCTTCAGTGGTTGTATTGGATCTCTCAGAAAATCAATTTTGTGCATCCATTCCAGCTGAAATTGGCGAGAATAAATTTAGTTACCTGTCTCTGTCTCACAACAATCTCAGTGGTAGCATTCCATCTACAATATGTGAAGGGTTGTCTATGGAGATTCTGGATTTTTCATATAACAGTCTTACAGGTAAGATTCCTCCAAGTTTTGTAAACTGCAGTTGTCTTGAGGTGTTGAATTTGGAGAACAATTGTTTAGAAGGTGAGCTGCCAGTGGAGTTGGGAAACATGACTTCGCTTCAAACATTGAAAATCAGGGGAAATCTTCTAAATGGAACTCTGCCAAACCTTGGCAATTGTAAGCAGTTGCAGATATTAGATGTGGGAGATAACAGTCTGACAGGGAAGATTGCTTCAAATTGGATTGTAGAGCTTCCTAATCTTAAGATTTTAATCTTAAGATCAAACAGATTTGTAGGAAGTGTACCTGCTGATATAAGCAAAGTACCCTCTCTTCAAATCTTAGACCTTTCAATGAACAGTTTTTCAGGAGTAATTCCAAACAGCCTTTCAGAGATGAAGGGCATGGTAAAAGACTCAATGAATACAAGAGTCCTTGAATTTGGATTGATAAAAGGTTTAACATATGTAGAGAAAATAATCATCAGAAGCAAAGGATTGGAGCTGGAGTTTGTCAGAGCTTTGAGTCTAGTCAAATGTCTTGATCTATCAAGCAATAGAATATCTGGCCATATCCCTGAAGGTATTGGATCTCTCACTGGATTGATCATTCTTAATATTTCAAGAAATCATATTAATGGTGGTATACCCAAGTCCTTGGGAAAAATGGAACAGCTAGAGTCGCTTGACCTCTCGCATAACCAACTGTCTGGAATTATTCCTGTAGTGTTGGTGAATCTCACATTCCTAAGTTACTTGAACCTGTCATACAATAATCTTACAGGAAATATTCCGCTAGGAGGGCAGTTCTTGACATTTGAAGCCTCATCCTTCGCACATAATTCAGGTCTATACGGCCTCCAACTGAAGGAGCCATTCTTGCCTTCGCCAAAGGATGAAAGCAGGCCGAAGACAAAAGAAGGGGCGAACAAAAGCAGGGCAATAGAGGGAATTGACAGTTTCATTGTGTTGATGGGGATGAGCTTTGGAATAGGCGCGGGTATAATAATAGCTCCTTTGTTGCTTCTGAAAACACAGCGGGAGAAGTTCTTCCATTTGTTAGACACTATATTGATTTGGGTTATCGACTTGATTCCCTGTGAGAAGTTGACCCCCTGTAAGAAGCTGTCGATGGTGAAAATCTTGGCCGACGAAGACCAAGCGCATTCCGAAGAAAGCAAGAAATTAATACGTTTTTGTGTTCGTTGTACTCAAATTGACAGAGAGACTAAAACTACAGTAAAGACTCAATGTATATGTtga